A single Cetobacterium somerae ATCC BAA-474 DNA region contains:
- a CDS encoding glutamine synthetase III: MNNMLEIFGQFCFTEDKLKSRIPESYFKEFKKVQNGEKELSIELADSIANAVKNWATENGATHFTHWFQPLTELTAEKHDSFISMSSDGTCVSQFSGKELIKGEADTSSFPNGGVRSTFEARGYTAWDCKSPMFLRGEGLSKSLYIPTAFIGYNQMALDKKVPLLRSIDFISEQALRLKKILDPKSNVTSITNTLGLEQEYFLIEKKFWEKRQDLMLSGRTIFGSLPPKGQELNDHYYGSIKEKVEKVMNEIDTELWKIGIMAKTKHNEVAPNQFEIALMFTTANVAVDQNQLTMDIIKKVADRHKLSALLHEKPFKGVNGSGKHCNWSLSTNLGENLLDPSSLSKNNLQFLVFLTAVLEGIDRYEDVLRASCATPGNDHRLGGHEAPPAIISVFIGEELEEILKNIGKIVPVNEAQENMEFGVKNFTKIPKDISDRNRTSPFAFTGNKFEFRMPGSSASASTPTFIINTIIGTIIKEYADYLEGRDSKNLKKDIIELIKDRYEKHKRIIFNGNGYDESWKIEAEKRGLKNLKNTLEGLRIYKQENIVELFKNAKVLSPEELEARYMVYCERYIKQVNIEGSSMVRIARNEIYPALMEYAAKISNSILSLREVLGDDEFLVADKAHLVKLLAGKNRLKDYLAQLESQLVVANEIEDLYEKVVYLNKEIIPLLKCLRDIIDLLEHQVEKKVWPVPTYEDMLFKL; the protein is encoded by the coding sequence ATGAACAACATGCTGGAAATTTTTGGACAATTTTGCTTTACAGAGGATAAATTAAAAAGCAGAATACCAGAATCGTATTTTAAAGAGTTTAAAAAAGTTCAAAATGGAGAGAAAGAGTTATCTATAGAACTTGCTGACTCAATAGCAAATGCAGTTAAAAATTGGGCTACTGAAAATGGAGCTACACATTTTACACATTGGTTTCAACCATTGACAGAATTGACTGCTGAAAAGCATGATTCGTTTATTTCTATGTCGTCTGATGGTACTTGTGTTTCGCAATTCTCTGGGAAGGAGCTTATAAAGGGTGAAGCTGATACATCATCATTTCCAAATGGAGGAGTTAGATCAACTTTTGAAGCAAGAGGATACACAGCGTGGGATTGTAAATCACCAATGTTTTTAAGAGGAGAGGGATTATCTAAATCATTATATATTCCAACAGCTTTTATTGGATATAACCAGATGGCATTAGATAAAAAAGTACCTTTATTAAGATCAATAGACTTTATATCAGAGCAAGCACTAAGATTAAAAAAGATACTAGACCCTAAATCAAATGTAACGTCAATAACAAACACTCTAGGATTAGAGCAAGAGTATTTTTTAATAGAGAAGAAATTTTGGGAAAAACGTCAAGATTTAATGCTTTCAGGTAGAACAATATTTGGATCTTTACCACCAAAAGGTCAAGAGTTAAATGATCATTACTACGGAAGTATAAAAGAAAAAGTTGAAAAAGTGATGAATGAGATAGATACGGAATTATGGAAAATAGGGATAATGGCAAAAACAAAACATAATGAAGTAGCTCCTAATCAGTTTGAGATTGCATTGATGTTTACAACAGCAAATGTAGCTGTTGATCAGAATCAATTGACTATGGATATAATAAAAAAGGTTGCAGATAGACATAAATTAAGTGCATTATTACATGAGAAACCATTTAAAGGAGTTAATGGTTCTGGAAAACATTGCAACTGGTCATTATCAACAAATTTGGGAGAAAACTTATTAGATCCATCTTCTTTATCAAAAAATAATCTTCAGTTTTTAGTATTTTTAACAGCAGTTTTAGAGGGAATTGATAGATATGAAGATGTCTTGAGAGCTTCTTGTGCGACTCCTGGAAATGACCATAGATTAGGTGGACACGAAGCACCTCCTGCAATAATTTCGGTTTTCATAGGGGAAGAGTTAGAAGAAATATTAAAAAATATAGGAAAAATAGTTCCTGTAAACGAAGCACAAGAAAATATGGAGTTTGGTGTAAAAAACTTTACAAAAATACCAAAAGATATATCAGATAGAAATAGAACATCACCTTTTGCATTTACAGGAAATAAATTTGAGTTTAGAATGCCAGGTTCAAGTGCATCGGCATCGACACCAACATTTATAATAAATACAATTATTGGAACTATAATAAAAGAGTATGCCGATTATTTAGAAGGAAGAGATTCTAAGAATTTAAAAAAGGATATAATCGAACTTATAAAAGATAGATACGAAAAGCATAAAAGAATTATATTCAATGGAAATGGTTATGATGAGAGTTGGAAAATTGAAGCAGAAAAAAGAGGGTTAAAAAATTTAAAAAATACACTAGAAGGATTGAGAATATATAAACAAGAAAATATAGTAGAGTTATTTAAAAATGCCAAGGTATTATCACCAGAAGAGCTAGAGGCAAGATATATGGTTTATTGTGAGCGTTATATTAAACAAGTTAATATCGAAGGAAGCTCAATGGTTAGAATAGCTAGAAATGAGATATATCCAGCTTTAATGGAGTATGCAGCTAAGATATCAAATAGTATCTTGTCATTAAGAGAAGTTTTAGGAGATGATGAGTTCTTAGTGGCTGATAAAGCTCATTTAGTAAAACTATTAGCTGGAAAAAATCGTTTGAAAGATTATTTAGCTCAATTAGAGTCACAACTTGTAGTAGCTAATGAAATTGAAGATTTATATGAAAAAGTAGTTTATTTAAATAAAGAAATAATTCCTTTGCTTAAATGTCTAAGAGATATTATTGATTTACTAGAGCATCAAGTTGAAAAGAAAGTTTGGCCTGTACCAACTTACGAAGATATGCTATTTAAATTATAA
- a CDS encoding MBL fold metallo-hydrolase, whose translation MKIKAFPLGSYMTNCYLVWNDNNEASLFDCSDSRLENIVSFIKDHNLTLKNVILTHGHGDHIGGINEIKHLFPNVHIYIGKEEEKFLTDASLNLSYAIQGYDFAYTGDFTPIKEGDSIFGFEVIDTPGHTIGSKCFYNKESNFMISGDTLFRRSYGRYDLPTGNLSQLQRSLKKICETYPEDTIVYSAHTEPTILGEEKRVLKSQGMF comes from the coding sequence ATGAAAATTAAAGCCTTTCCTTTGGGAAGCTATATGACGAACTGCTATTTGGTTTGGAATGACAACAACGAAGCTTCTCTTTTTGATTGTAGTGATTCTAGATTAGAAAATATTGTATCTTTTATAAAAGATCACAATTTAACTCTAAAAAATGTTATTCTTACTCATGGTCATGGTGATCATATTGGCGGAATAAATGAAATAAAACATCTTTTTCCTAATGTTCACATTTATATTGGAAAAGAGGAAGAGAAATTTTTAACTGATGCATCCTTAAACTTATCTTATGCTATTCAAGGATATGACTTTGCATATACAGGTGATTTTACTCCTATAAAAGAGGGAGATTCTATTTTTGGTTTTGAAGTTATTGATACTCCTGGTCATACAATTGGTTCTAAATGTTTTTATAACAAAGAGTCTAATTTTATGATTTCTGGGGATACACTATTCAGAAGAAGTTATGGTAGATATGATTTACCTACTGGTAACTTATCACAATTACAAAGAAGTTTAAAAAAGATTTGTGAAACTTATCCAGAAGATACTATAGTGTATAGCGCCCATACTGAACCTACTATTTTAGGCGAGGAAAAAAGAGTATTAAAATCCCAAGGAATGTTTTAG
- a CDS encoding CvfB family protein, with translation MVKVGKRQTMKINNFSSKGAHLDAGTGDSKDNILLPNNELEGKVLDIGDELDVMIYRDSEDRLTATLRKTALTVGTIGKLYVTDTNEKLGAFLDWGLKKELLLPHAQMVGEVKPGDEVLVGIYEDSKGRLSATMKIYSFLMPNKDYQKNDFVEGTVYRINPEIGVFVAVDNRYFGLIPNSECFKKFYVGEEIQARVIRVREDGKLDLAMRELAFVQMDKDAESILGKMKILKTHFRFNDDSSPEAIKEYFGISKKAFKRAIGKLLKEGKIEKTEEGFFRLK, from the coding sequence ATGGTAAAAGTAGGAAAAAGACAAACAATGAAGATTAATAACTTCAGCAGCAAAGGAGCACATTTAGATGCAGGAACAGGAGACTCAAAAGATAATATTCTTCTGCCTAACAATGAGTTAGAGGGTAAAGTTTTAGATATTGGTGATGAGCTAGATGTAATGATATATAGAGACTCGGAAGATAGATTAACAGCAACTTTAAGAAAAACAGCTTTAACAGTTGGAACAATAGGAAAGCTGTATGTAACAGATACAAATGAAAAATTGGGAGCATTCTTAGATTGGGGACTAAAAAAAGAATTACTATTACCACATGCCCAAATGGTAGGAGAAGTTAAACCAGGAGATGAGGTTTTAGTTGGAATATATGAGGATAGTAAAGGAAGACTATCTGCGACAATGAAAATATATAGTTTTTTAATGCCAAATAAAGATTATCAAAAAAATGATTTTGTAGAAGGTACAGTATATAGAATTAATCCTGAAATTGGTGTTTTCGTAGCAGTGGACAATAGATATTTTGGATTAATTCCAAATAGTGAGTGTTTTAAAAAGTTCTATGTAGGTGAAGAGATTCAAGCTAGAGTTATCAGAGTTAGAGAGGATGGAAAGTTAGACTTAGCAATGAGAGAGTTAGCTTTTGTTCAGATGGATAAAGATGCAGAAAGTATTTTAGGAAAAATGAAGATATTAAAAACGCACTTTAGATTTAATGACGATAGTTCACCAGAAGCTATAAAAGAGTATTTTGGAATAAGTAAAAAAGCTTTTAAAAGAGCTATAGGAAAACTTTTAAAAGAGGGAAAAATTGAAAAAACTGAAGAAGGATTCTTTAGATTAAAATAA
- a CDS encoding M20 family metallopeptidase: MDLNTYLKNLEILVNVDCGSNTPEGLQFVTNFFQKLYKDWIVEYHELNGINPVLVIKNRDVDNFDFLFIGHNDTVFPEGTAAQRPFKIEGDIATGPGVYDMKSGLLSMYEVAKEFKDSSLNICIIINTDEEISSLISRELITEMGKKTKYALVFEPARKNGNMVSERKGLIKYEITFNGKAAHAGIAPQNGINAIVEASHWVLEISKLQNLELGNSINVGIINGGFGVNTIPDKAIIKFEGRSHDINHFENIEKTLNRLKENPYVEGINVEIKEIGYRPPLVLNPLSKELLDKFEIVKKQLKIDSNWEKTGGGSDANFLGILGVGVLDGVGPVGGNSHEASEYLVISSIEKRIEMVKEVLKMFL, from the coding sequence ATGGATTTAAATACTTATTTAAAAAATTTAGAAATACTTGTTAATGTAGACTGTGGAAGCAATACTCCAGAGGGTTTACAATTTGTAACTAATTTTTTTCAAAAACTTTATAAAGATTGGATTGTTGAATATCATGAACTTAATGGAATAAATCCTGTTCTTGTTATTAAAAATAGAGATGTTGATAATTTTGATTTTCTTTTTATAGGTCACAATGACACTGTATTTCCTGAAGGAACTGCAGCTCAAAGACCATTTAAAATAGAGGGTGATATCGCAACTGGGCCTGGAGTTTATGATATGAAATCAGGACTTTTATCTATGTATGAGGTTGCAAAAGAATTTAAAGATAGCTCTTTAAATATATGTATAATAATAAATACAGATGAGGAAATTAGCTCTTTAATATCTAGAGAATTAATTACAGAAATGGGAAAAAAAACAAAATATGCTCTAGTTTTTGAACCCGCTAGAAAAAATGGAAATATGGTTTCAGAAAGAAAAGGGCTAATTAAGTATGAAATTACTTTTAATGGAAAAGCTGCTCATGCTGGAATAGCTCCTCAAAATGGTATAAATGCTATTGTTGAAGCATCTCATTGGGTTTTAGAGATTTCAAAATTACAAAATTTAGAATTAGGGAACTCTATTAACGTTGGAATTATTAATGGTGGATTTGGAGTAAATACAATACCTGATAAAGCTATTATAAAATTTGAAGGGCGATCACATGATATAAATCATTTTGAAAATATAGAAAAAACCTTAAATAGATTAAAAGAAAATCCATATGTTGAAGGTATTAATGTTGAAATAAAAGAGATTGGTTATCGACCTCCTTTAGTTCTTAATCCTTTATCAAAGGAACTTTTAGATAAATTTGAAATAGTTAAAAAACAATTAAAAATTGATTCTAATTGGGAAAAAACTGGTGGTGGATCTGATGCTAATTTTTTAGGAATTCTCGGAGTTGGAGTTCTTGACGGAGTAGGACCTGTTGGTGGAAACTCTCATGAAGCTTCTGAATATTTAGTTATCTCATCTATTGAAAAACGTATTGAGATGGTAAAAGAAGTTTTAAAGATGTTTTTATAA
- a CDS encoding IclR family transcriptional regulator → MEGKTIQSIQRAIDIMNCFNENVHELSLKEISEKVGLSKSTAHGIVSTLLKNSYLEQNEKNSNYSLGPAFIEKSFIVNEDVLIKNIGHKYLVKISEEFSVTVNLFLFKREHLKLIDRVQSDSMYYTISTSITKIPLNASASGKLALAYSKDVNIDKIFSKNLLYKYTNSTIIDRETLIEEIYKIREDGYSLERSEVELGIYCISVPIFKVNNVFVGTASIMATREKLMNILPKLAPKMVAMSKKISFELGAREE, encoded by the coding sequence ATGGAAGGGAAAACTATACAATCTATCCAAAGAGCAATAGATATAATGAACTGTTTTAATGAAAATGTGCATGAACTTTCATTAAAAGAGATTAGTGAAAAAGTTGGTTTAAGTAAAAGTACTGCACATGGAATTGTATCAACACTTTTAAAAAACTCGTATTTAGAGCAAAATGAAAAAAATAGCAACTATTCATTAGGACCAGCCTTTATAGAAAAAAGCTTTATTGTAAATGAGGATGTTTTAATAAAGAATATTGGGCATAAATATTTAGTAAAGATATCAGAAGAGTTTTCAGTGACCGTGAATTTATTTTTATTTAAGAGAGAGCATTTAAAATTAATTGATAGAGTACAATCTGACTCGATGTATTATACAATTAGTACATCGATAACTAAAATTCCTTTAAATGCATCAGCTTCTGGAAAGTTAGCATTAGCATATTCTAAAGATGTAAATATAGATAAAATATTTAGTAAAAATCTATTATATAAATATACAAATAGTACAATAATAGATAGAGAAACATTGATAGAAGAGATTTATAAAATTAGAGAAGATGGATATTCTTTAGAGCGATCAGAGGTTGAATTAGGAATTTATTGTATATCGGTTCCAATTTTTAAAGTTAATAATGTTTTTGTTGGAACAGCATCAATAATGGCAACAAGAGAAAAATTAATGAATATTTTACCTAAATTGGCACCAAAGATGGTTGCTATGAGTAAAAAAATATCGTTCGAATTAGGAGCACGAGAGGAGTGA
- the dcuC gene encoding C4-dicarboxylate transporter DcuC — translation MIFFITLFIIFFVGYFIVKKFYPQGVLFVAGFLLLCTAILLKDTPILNEKASIGSNFLDIFQYLKDTFSKTTAGLGLTIMVVGGFAKYMDHIGASKALVKITTKPMKKLNSPYLVLALTYILGQILNIFIPSASGLGVLLMVTVYPILVSLGASPLSATAVIGTTACLDLGPASGNSVLAAKTANLDAALYFVKYQLPVAIFVIIAIAITHYFVQKIGDKNSTYDDFGVKTKSSIDEEDSNVPNFYAIFPIIPLVVILAFSSLFKSSIKMNVEVAMLLSVTVSMVIEGIRKKTFKNTISELKIIFNSMGSQFAAVITLIVAGQFFAYGLTKVGVINSIIDWTKNAGLGVQPMILVMTAVISASSVIMGSGNAPFFAFAALAPTVAASVNIDPVVIAMPMQLASGIARSVSPITAVIVAVCGISGVSPFLVVRRTFLPMLVGLVVLLISNMVLFG, via the coding sequence ATGATTTTTTTCATCACACTTTTTATTATTTTTTTTGTCGGTTACTTTATTGTAAAAAAGTTTTATCCACAAGGAGTTTTATTTGTAGCTGGTTTTTTATTACTTTGTACTGCTATTCTTTTAAAAGATACTCCTATTCTTAATGAGAAAGCTTCAATAGGATCTAATTTTTTAGATATTTTTCAATATTTAAAAGATACTTTTTCTAAAACTACTGCTGGTCTTGGTTTAACTATTATGGTTGTTGGAGGATTTGCTAAATATATGGATCATATTGGAGCCAGTAAAGCACTAGTTAAAATCACAACTAAACCTATGAAAAAATTAAATTCACCATATTTAGTTCTAGCCCTTACTTATATTCTTGGACAAATTTTAAATATTTTTATTCCGAGTGCTTCTGGTTTAGGAGTTTTATTAATGGTTACTGTTTATCCTATTCTTGTTTCTCTTGGTGCTAGTCCACTTTCTGCAACAGCTGTTATTGGAACTACTGCTTGCTTAGATTTGGGGCCTGCATCTGGAAATTCTGTTCTGGCTGCTAAAACAGCAAATTTAGATGCTGCTCTTTATTTTGTTAAATACCAACTTCCTGTTGCTATTTTTGTTATAATTGCAATTGCAATAACGCATTATTTCGTACAAAAAATTGGAGATAAAAATTCAACTTATGATGATTTTGGAGTAAAAACTAAAAGCTCTATAGATGAAGAGGATAGTAATGTTCCTAATTTCTATGCTATTTTTCCCATAATCCCACTTGTTGTTATTTTAGCATTTAGCTCTCTTTTCAAAAGTTCAATAAAAATGAATGTTGAAGTTGCTATGCTCTTAAGCGTTACCGTTAGTATGGTTATTGAAGGAATCAGAAAAAAAACCTTTAAAAATACTATTAGTGAATTAAAAATAATTTTCAACTCTATGGGTTCACAATTTGCTGCAGTTATAACTCTAATAGTTGCTGGTCAATTTTTTGCTTATGGTTTAACTAAAGTTGGAGTTATTAATAGTATTATTGATTGGACTAAAAATGCTGGCTTAGGTGTTCAACCTATGATTTTAGTTATGACGGCGGTTATTTCAGCTTCGTCTGTTATTATGGGTTCTGGAAATGCTCCATTCTTTGCCTTTGCTGCTTTAGCACCAACTGTTGCAGCATCTGTTAATATTGACCCTGTTGTTATTGCCATGCCTATGCAACTTGCGTCTGGTATTGCAAGAAGTGTTTCACCTATTACTGCGGTTATTGTTGCTGTTTGTGGTATTTCAGGTGTTTCTCCATTTTTAGTTGTTAGAAGAACTTTTCTTCCTATGTTAGTTGGACTTGTTGTACTTCTCATCTCTAACATGGTTTTATTTGGTTAA
- a CDS encoding NAD(P)/FAD-dependent oxidoreductase, giving the protein MENKVYDVVIIGAGPAGLTAALYAGRSNLSVLVIEKPNTGSLLMAHKIENYPGILGSPTGKDIYTLMKEQTLKYNVEFVNATFLAFDLFGEHKIVKTDIENFLGKTVIIASGWAKNGSKKLPGEEKYLGKGVSYCATCDGAFTRNMTVSLFGKGKEIAEEALFLTKYSKEIHMFITDNCDDSCDKALMETLKANEKVKMYYSSELVEIKGDEFVEEVIVKINGTHETYPTQFAFLYLGTKSLKELYGEVASLDEQGYIITNEAMHTSIEGIYAAGDVRSKHIRQVTTATSDGTIAALEAIKHVLKKHNLKAQYS; this is encoded by the coding sequence ATGGAAAACAAAGTTTATGATGTTGTTATTATCGGTGCTGGACCAGCTGGTCTAACTGCAGCACTTTATGCTGGAAGATCTAATCTTTCAGTTTTAGTTATTGAGAAGCCAAATACTGGAAGTCTTCTTATGGCCCATAAAATAGAAAACTATCCTGGTATTTTAGGATCACCTACTGGAAAAGATATCTATACTCTAATGAAAGAGCAAACACTTAAATACAATGTTGAATTTGTTAATGCTACATTTTTAGCATTTGATTTATTTGGAGAGCATAAAATTGTAAAAACAGATATTGAAAATTTCCTAGGAAAAACTGTTATAATTGCAAGTGGATGGGCAAAAAATGGATCTAAAAAACTTCCTGGAGAAGAAAAGTATCTAGGAAAAGGAGTTTCTTACTGTGCAACTTGTGATGGCGCTTTTACAAGAAATATGACTGTTTCTCTTTTTGGAAAAGGTAAAGAAATTGCTGAAGAAGCTCTATTTTTAACAAAGTATTCAAAAGAGATTCATATGTTTATAACTGATAACTGTGATGATAGTTGCGATAAAGCTCTTATGGAAACATTAAAAGCCAACGAAAAAGTTAAAATGTATTATTCAAGTGAACTAGTTGAAATTAAGGGAGATGAATTTGTTGAAGAGGTTATTGTTAAAATCAATGGTACTCATGAAACTTATCCTACTCAGTTTGCTTTCTTATACTTAGGAACAAAATCACTTAAAGAACTTTATGGTGAAGTGGCATCTCTAGATGAGCAAGGTTATATTATTACTAATGAAGCTATGCATACATCTATTGAAGGAATATATGCTGCTGGAGACGTTAGATCTAAACACATTAGACAAGTTACTACAGCTACATCAGATGGTACAATTGCTGCCTTAGAAGCGATTAAACATGTTTTAAAGAAACATAATTTAAAAGCACAATATAGTTAA